One genomic window of uncultured Campylobacter sp. includes the following:
- the rpsG gene encoding 30S ribosomal protein S7 produces MRRRKAPVREVMPDPIYGNKVITKFINSLMYDGKKSVATEIMYGAIKAIEKKSGDVKGIDVFNDAIENIKPLMEVKSRRVGGATYQVPVEVRPARQQALAIRWIIGFARKRSERTMIDKLANELLDAANSKGASFKKKEDTYKMAEANKAFAHYRW; encoded by the coding sequence ATGAGAAGAAGAAAAGCTCCCGTCAGGGAAGTAATGCCGGATCCAATTTACGGCAATAAGGTAATCACTAAATTTATTAACTCTCTTATGTACGATGGTAAAAAAAGCGTCGCTACCGAGATCATGTACGGCGCTATCAAAGCTATCGAGAAAAAAAGCGGCGACGTAAAAGGTATAGACGTATTTAACGATGCTATCGAAAACATCAAGCCTCTTATGGAGGTTAAATCTCGTCGCGTCGGCGGCGCTACCTACCAAGTACCGGTAGAGGTTCGCCCGGCTCGCCAACAAGCTCTTGCTATTCGCTGGATCATCGGTTTTGCTAGAAAAAGAAGCGAAAGAACTATGATCGATAAGCTAGCTAACGAGCTACTTGATGCGGCAAATTCAAAAGGTGCGTCTTTCAAGAAGAAGGAAGACACCTACAAAATGGCAGAAGCTAACAAAGCGTTTGCTCACTACCGCTGGTAA
- the rpsL gene encoding 30S ribosomal protein S12, producing the protein MPTINQLVRKERKKVTFKSKSPALKECPQRRGVCTRVYTTTPKKPNSALRKVAKVRLTSGFEVISYIGGEGHNLQEHSIVLVRGGRVKDLPGVKYHIVRGALDTAGVAKRTVSRSKYGAKRPKPGQAAAAAGKKK; encoded by the coding sequence GTGCCAACCATTAATCAATTGGTCAGAAAAGAGCGCAAGAAAGTGACTTTTAAGTCAAAATCTCCGGCGCTAAAAGAGTGTCCTCAAAGAAGAGGAGTTTGCACTAGGGTCTATACTACGACTCCTAAAAAACCAAACTCGGCTTTGAGAAAAGTTGCCAAAGTTAGGCTTACAAGCGGATTTGAAGTGATCAGCTATATCGGCGGCGAAGGCCACAACCTACAAGAACACAGCATCGTGCTAGTGCGCGGCGGTCGTGTTAAAGACTTACCGGGCGTTAAATACCACATCGTGCGCGGTGCCCTTGATACAGCCGGCGTTGCGAAAAGAACGGTTTCTCGCTCAAAATACGGCGCTAAACGTCCAAAACCTGGTCAAGCAGCAGCCGCAGCGGGTAAAAAGAAATAA